One genomic segment of Syngnathus typhle isolate RoL2023-S1 ecotype Sweden linkage group LG8, RoL_Styp_1.0, whole genome shotgun sequence includes these proteins:
- the fbxo9 gene encoding F-box only protein 9 isoform X1, with protein MIQRKAEENVDIGGTVEEEDENSDDPNLELQLNAFRAKWMSELKPSRDTRLLRVTGSRRTQEIAREEEAAELFLRAVQEEQNGAFYEAIKFYRLAMQLVPDIESKINYSHPDANQVEGNYKEERDADGEIEDLVTYFEQELTLATSFPKICSPEFEKSQVHMSALPREILMYVFRWVVSRDLDMRALEQLSLVCRGFYICARDPEIWRSACQRVWGRNCTKLGHYLSWREMFLQRPRVRFDGIYISRTSYIRQGEQSLDGFYRPWHHVDFYRYLRFFPDGSVLMLTTPEEPLSVVPRLRTQNVRMEAVKFGHFRLSQETDNQTKVYAVVRKRKEEKSSEMQKNRFCRRNPVPETEHTFHVGLLLSSGGRQSFNKLAWIHHSCHITYKLTGETVISAFDLNKMHTPFIFGRVKSYTAFSDQPL; from the exons ATGATTCAAAGAAAG GCTGAAGAAAATGTGGATATCGGTGGGAcggtggaggaggaagatgagaatTCTGATGACCCAAATCTTGAG CTGCAGCTCAACGCTTTCCGAGCTAAGTGGATGTCTGAGCTCAAGCCAAGCCGTGACACGAGGCTGCTGCGAGTCACGGGTTCGAGGAGGACGCAAGAAATTGCTCGGGAGGAAGAG GCTGCTGAGCTGTTCTTGAGAGCTGTTCAGGAAGAGCAGAATGGAGCATTTTATGAGG CTATCAAGTTCTATCGCCTGGCTATGCAGCTTGTGCCCGATATCGAATCAAAGATCAACTACAGCCACCCTGACGCCAATCAAGTTGAGGGAAACTA TAAGGAGGAGAGGGATGCCGACGGAGAGATTGAGGATCTGGTTACCTACTTTGAGCAGGAGCTCACGTTGGCCACTTCCTTTCCTAAGatttgctcgcctgagtttgaAAAATCTCAGGTGCATATGTCAG CCTTGCCACGGGAGATCCTCATGTACGTATTCCGTTGGGTTGTGTCACGCGACCTGGACATGCGAGCCCTCGAGCAGCTGTCGCTGGTTTGTCGTGGCTTTTACATTTGTGCAAG GGATCCTGAGATTTGGCGTTCAGCCTGCCAAAGAGTGTGGGGGCGCAACTGCACCAAGCTCGGACACTACCTGTCTTGGAGAGAGATGTTCCTGCAGAGGCCCCGTGTCCGTTTTGATG GCATCTACATCAGCAGAACGTCGTACATTCGTCAAGGAGAGCAATCTCTGGACGGCTTCTACCGACCTTGGCATCATGTCGACTTCTACAG gtACTTGCGCTTCTTCCCTGATGGCAGCGTGCTCATGCTGACCACACCTGAGGAGCCTCTCTCGGTTGTCCCTCGCTTACGCACTCAAAATGTCAG AATGGAGGCCGTCAAGTTCGGCCACTTCCGTCTGTCCCAGGAGACGGACAACCAAACCAAAGTTTACGCAGTCGTACGCAAGAGAAAGGAGGAG AAATCATCCGAGATGCAAAAGAATCGGTTCTGCAGGCGGAACCCGGTCCCTGAGACTGAGCACACCTTCCACGTGGGACTACTTCTGTCCTCTGGGGGGCGTCAGAGTTTCAATAAGCTGGCGTGGATCCACCATTCTTgccacatcacttacaa GCTGACTGGGGAAACTGTTATCAGTGCATTTGACCTGAACAAGATGCACACACCTTTCATCTTCGGACGCGTCAAGAGTTACACAGCATTCTCAGATCAGCCACTCTAA
- the fbxo9 gene encoding F-box only protein 9 isoform X2, with amino-acid sequence MAEENVDIGGTVEEEDENSDDPNLELQLNAFRAKWMSELKPSRDTRLLRVTGSRRTQEIAREEEAAELFLRAVQEEQNGAFYEAIKFYRLAMQLVPDIESKINYSHPDANQVEGNYKEERDADGEIEDLVTYFEQELTLATSFPKICSPEFEKSQVHMSALPREILMYVFRWVVSRDLDMRALEQLSLVCRGFYICARDPEIWRSACQRVWGRNCTKLGHYLSWREMFLQRPRVRFDGIYISRTSYIRQGEQSLDGFYRPWHHVDFYRYLRFFPDGSVLMLTTPEEPLSVVPRLRTQNVRMEAVKFGHFRLSQETDNQTKVYAVVRKRKEEKSSEMQKNRFCRRNPVPETEHTFHVGLLLSSGGRQSFNKLAWIHHSCHITYKLTGETVISAFDLNKMHTPFIFGRVKSYTAFSDQPL; translated from the exons GCTGAAGAAAATGTGGATATCGGTGGGAcggtggaggaggaagatgagaatTCTGATGACCCAAATCTTGAG CTGCAGCTCAACGCTTTCCGAGCTAAGTGGATGTCTGAGCTCAAGCCAAGCCGTGACACGAGGCTGCTGCGAGTCACGGGTTCGAGGAGGACGCAAGAAATTGCTCGGGAGGAAGAG GCTGCTGAGCTGTTCTTGAGAGCTGTTCAGGAAGAGCAGAATGGAGCATTTTATGAGG CTATCAAGTTCTATCGCCTGGCTATGCAGCTTGTGCCCGATATCGAATCAAAGATCAACTACAGCCACCCTGACGCCAATCAAGTTGAGGGAAACTA TAAGGAGGAGAGGGATGCCGACGGAGAGATTGAGGATCTGGTTACCTACTTTGAGCAGGAGCTCACGTTGGCCACTTCCTTTCCTAAGatttgctcgcctgagtttgaAAAATCTCAGGTGCATATGTCAG CCTTGCCACGGGAGATCCTCATGTACGTATTCCGTTGGGTTGTGTCACGCGACCTGGACATGCGAGCCCTCGAGCAGCTGTCGCTGGTTTGTCGTGGCTTTTACATTTGTGCAAG GGATCCTGAGATTTGGCGTTCAGCCTGCCAAAGAGTGTGGGGGCGCAACTGCACCAAGCTCGGACACTACCTGTCTTGGAGAGAGATGTTCCTGCAGAGGCCCCGTGTCCGTTTTGATG GCATCTACATCAGCAGAACGTCGTACATTCGTCAAGGAGAGCAATCTCTGGACGGCTTCTACCGACCTTGGCATCATGTCGACTTCTACAG gtACTTGCGCTTCTTCCCTGATGGCAGCGTGCTCATGCTGACCACACCTGAGGAGCCTCTCTCGGTTGTCCCTCGCTTACGCACTCAAAATGTCAG AATGGAGGCCGTCAAGTTCGGCCACTTCCGTCTGTCCCAGGAGACGGACAACCAAACCAAAGTTTACGCAGTCGTACGCAAGAGAAAGGAGGAG AAATCATCCGAGATGCAAAAGAATCGGTTCTGCAGGCGGAACCCGGTCCCTGAGACTGAGCACACCTTCCACGTGGGACTACTTCTGTCCTCTGGGGGGCGTCAGAGTTTCAATAAGCTGGCGTGGATCCACCATTCTTgccacatcacttacaa GCTGACTGGGGAAACTGTTATCAGTGCATTTGACCTGAACAAGATGCACACACCTTTCATCTTCGGACGCGTCAAGAGTTACACAGCATTCTCAGATCAGCCACTCTAA